The window CCAATGCCTCGGGCCCTGCCATACTGGGTGAACTGGTTTCGGCCGGCCTCGGAATCCAGGGGATGTTGTGGGCCACGAGTCCTGCCTGCACCGAACTGGAGACCCACGTTTTGGACTGGCTCGTGGAGATGCTTTCCCTGCCCCACAAGTTCAAATCCACCGGCTCGGGCGGGGGAGTGATCCAGGACTCCGCCTCCAGTGCATCGCTGTGCGCCCTCTTGGCAGCCCGTGAGCGTGCCACGGGTTTCACAACCAACGAGCGCGGGTGCAGGGATCCCCTCGTTGCCTATGCTTCCACACAGGCCCATTCCTCCATCGAGAAGGCGGTAAAGATCGCCGGCATCGGCCGGGAAAACCTGCGCCTCGTGGAGGTGGACAGCCGCTTTGCCATGCGTCCGGAAGCCCTGGCTCGACAGGTCGAGCAGGACCGCGAGGCAGGACTCCTTCCATTTTTTGTCTGTGCCACCGTGGGAACCACTTCGTCCAACGCCATGGACCCCCTGCCCGAGATCGGCCGTATTTGCGCCGAGCATAATATCTGGCTTCACGTGGATGCAGCCATGTCAGGCACTGCCGCCATCTGCCCCGAGTTCCGGTTCATCCACGAAGGGATCGAAAGGGCCGACAGTTACTGCTTCAATCCACACAAATGGATGTTCACCAATTTCGACTGCGACTGCTTCTACGTGGCTGATCGCCAGGTGCTCATCAACACCCTGAGCATCCTTCCCGAATACCTGCGCAACAAGGCCAGTCAGTCCGGCGCGGTCATCGATTATCGGGACTGGCAGATCCCCCTGGGCCGTCGCTTCCGGTCTCTCAAGCTCTGGTTCGTCATTCGTCATTACGGTATCGAGGGGCTCCGGCATCACATACGACACCATGTCGGCCTGGCCCAGGATTTCGCCTCGTGGGTCGAGGAGGACGACCGGTTCGAGTTGGCTGCACCCGTGCCGCTGAATCTGGTCTGTTTTCGCCACAGGGGAGGAGATTCGGCCAACCAGCGACTCCTGGACAGACTGAACCAGAGCGGCCACCTCTACCTGACCCATACCCGGCTGAATGACCGGCTCACCTTGCGGCTCTGTGTCGGACAGACCTACACGGGATTCCCCCATGTGAGCCGGGCCTGGGAACACATCAAGGAGGCGGCTTCCGGGCTCGATGCCTCCTGAGGACCCGGGGAGCCCATGCCGGCCGGGCCTGAGACCCTCCAGGGGATCACCTCTGCAAAACAAGGAAGATATGATGGGCAAAGACTACCAGATACATGAGAAAGACCGCGACGACAAGGACCTTTGCGATGAGGAGATTCTTGTAGATGCAAAGAAGGAAGAGGCCCAGGGCGGTCAGGGTGTATTTGAAGGCGAAGAAATAGAGGCTTCCACGTCCAATCAGGTAACTCATCAGGGGATTGACCTCCCGGGCCCCTTTGTCGACGTGGAAGATGGTGAAGTAGGCATCAAGCACCGAGAGTACGACGATGAGCAGGATCGAGAGGAAGAGCAAAGGCCCATACCTGTCCACATAGGGATGGATTCTCCGGTCAGCCTTCCTCCGTATGAATCTCCTCCGTCCCTTAAAGAGATACCGGCTCAGAGGCGATGTCTGTTCCTGGCGCCTGTCGGCTATCCTTCTTCTGTCCCTTTCCAATTCGCCTATCAACCCCTGGAGGTGCCTGTGCAAGAAGGGTTCCAAAAGAGAGCCTGCTGCAGGAATTGCCGGCGACGGGAAGCCAAAGACGATCGATTCGTGCTCCCTGTGGACTGCGGTGCGGTCCTATTTGCAAGAATCGCCGACCCTGACGTTTTCTCTCCTCAAGAAAAACATGGTAGAATATGTGTCGTTACTAACAAAGAAAGGCAGGAAGGGGGCAGTCTCTATGTCCGGAACCGTTTCTACCCCTCCATCTGATTTCATCCGTCGAATTATCGCGGAAGACTTGAAGGCCAACAAGAACGAGGGCCGGGTAATCACTCGATTCCCCCCTGAGCCGAACGGGTATCTCCATATCGGCCACGCCAAGTCCATCTGCCTCAATTTCGGTATCGCCGCCGAAAACGGGGGGGTCTGCAACCTCCGCTTCGATGATACCAATCCTTCCAAGGAAGACGTCGAATACGTGGAATCGATCAAGGCGGACGTCCGCTGGCTTGGATTCGATTGGGGTGACCGCCTTTTCTACGCCTCCGACTACTTTGATCAACTCTACGAGTATGCTCTCCAGTTGATCCGAGATGGCAAGGCCTATGTCTGCAGCCTGAGCCCGGAGGAAATCAAGGCCTACCGTGGAACACTGACCCGGCCCGGCAAGGAGAGCCCCTACCGTACCCGTTCGGTGGAGGAAAACCTCGAGCTTTTCGAGGCAATGCGGGCGGGCAAGTTCGAGGACGGCTCCCACGTGCTCAGGGCGAAGATCGATATGGCATCACCCAATCTGAACATGCGCGATCCCGTGATCTACCGGATTCTCCATGCAGAACATCACAGGACAGGCAACAGGTGGTGCATCTATCCCATGTACGATTTCGCCCATTGCCTCTCCGATTCCATCGAAGGGGTAACCCACTCGATCTGTACACTCGAATTTGAAGATCACCGTCCTTTGTACGACTGGTTCCTCGACCAGTTGAAGGTCTTCCATCCCCAGCAGATCGAGTTCGCCCGCCTCAATCTCAGCTATACGGTCTTGAGCAAGCGCAGGCTCCTCCAACTGGTCGAGGAGGGCCATGTCACCGGATGGGACGATCCCCGGATGCCGACCCTGTCGGGGCTGCGGAGAAGGGGCTATACACCGGAATCGATCCGTGACTTCTGTGAACGCATCGGGGTAGCCAAAAAGGACAGTATCGTGGACATCGGGCTGCTCGAACACTGCCTCAGAGAGGATTTGAATCGACGGGCTCCGAGGGTGATGGCGGTACTCCGTCCCCTTCGACTGGTCATCGACAACTATCCAGAGGACCGGACCGAGGAACTCGACGCCCCCTACCATCCAGAGGATCCCGGCATGGGATCGAGAAAGGTCCCCTTTTCCCGCGTGCTTTACATCGAAAAGGAGGATTTTCGCGAGGACCCACCTGACAAGTTCTTCCGCCTCGCCCCCGGCCGCGAAGTAAGGCTGCGCTACGCTTACTATGTCAGGTGTGTGGGAGTGATCAAGGAAGAACGGACCGGCGAGGTGGTCGAGATCCATTGCACCTATGATCCGGAGACGAAAGGGGGCTGGTCGTCCGACGGAAGAAAGGTGAGGGGAACAATCCACTGGGTCTCTGCTGCTCATTCACTCCAGGCAGAGGTCCGCCTGTACGATCGACTCTTCAACACCGCAGACCCCACCCGTGAAAAGGCCGGGCTCGATTTCACGGCGCATCTCAATCCCAATTCACTGGAAACACTGACCTCCTGCCGCGTTGAACCGAGTCTGGCCGGTGCGGCACCTGGAAGCCGGTACCAGTTCGAAAGGCTCGGCTATTTCTGCGTCGACCCCGTAGACTCTTCTGAGGAGGCACTCGTATTCAACCGCACCGTGACTCTTCGTGATTCCTGGGCCAAAATCGTAAAGAAGCAGGAGGCCATGGGTGAGAAAGGGGGAACCTCAAGATGAGATCCCCCCAGGACGCGAAAAGGGCTTCACCCTGTCCGGGTCAAACCCTTCATGGACGGTGGTTGGGGGACCAGGATTCGAACCTGGGTTGACGGAGTCAGAGTCCGTAGTCCTGCCGCTGAACGATCCCCCATCGGATCTTCATATAAGATATACGAAAGCTCATTCCGAGTCAACAGAAAATAGAGAGGAGATTCCCATGCCACGCGAATCGATTCCGGTTGAAAAGCTGCTTTTGAAACCCCATTATCTCTGGGACCACCAATGGGCCCTCCTTACATCCGGTGACTTCGCCAAAGGCGAGTTCAACAGCATGACCGTAGGATGGGGGAGCCTCGGTACGATGTGGGGCAAACCCTTTGCCCAGGTAGTCGTGCGGCCTATCCGCTACACCTACCGGTTCATGGAACAATACGATACCTTCACCCTCTGCACTTTTGGGGAAGACTACCGCAAGGCCCTGGAACTTCTCGGCACCAAATCCGGCCGCGACGGCGACAAGATAGCCGAATCCGGCCTT of the Deltaproteobacteria bacterium genome contains:
- a CDS encoding aspartate aminotransferase family protein, with amino-acid sequence MTMEQFRSYGRAVVDWIAHYHGRIESFPVLSRVVPGQVRASLPEKPPINGESFEAILGDVDRLILPGVTHWQSPNFFAFFPANASGPAILGELVSAGLGIQGMLWATSPACTELETHVLDWLVEMLSLPHKFKSTGSGGGVIQDSASSASLCALLAARERATGFTTNERGCRDPLVAYASTQAHSSIEKAVKIAGIGRENLRLVEVDSRFAMRPEALARQVEQDREAGLLPFFVCATVGTTSSNAMDPLPEIGRICAEHNIWLHVDAAMSGTAAICPEFRFIHEGIERADSYCFNPHKWMFTNFDCDCFYVADRQVLINTLSILPEYLRNKASQSGAVIDYRDWQIPLGRRFRSLKLWFVIRHYGIEGLRHHIRHHVGLAQDFASWVEEDDRFELAAPVPLNLVCFRHRGGDSANQRLLDRLNQSGHLYLTHTRLNDRLTLRLCVGQTYTGFPHVSRAWEHIKEAASGLDAS
- a CDS encoding glutamine--tRNA ligase/YqeY domain fusion protein, which gives rise to MSGTVSTPPSDFIRRIIAEDLKANKNEGRVITRFPPEPNGYLHIGHAKSICLNFGIAAENGGVCNLRFDDTNPSKEDVEYVESIKADVRWLGFDWGDRLFYASDYFDQLYEYALQLIRDGKAYVCSLSPEEIKAYRGTLTRPGKESPYRTRSVEENLELFEAMRAGKFEDGSHVLRAKIDMASPNLNMRDPVIYRILHAEHHRTGNRWCIYPMYDFAHCLSDSIEGVTHSICTLEFEDHRPLYDWFLDQLKVFHPQQIEFARLNLSYTVLSKRRLLQLVEEGHVTGWDDPRMPTLSGLRRRGYTPESIRDFCERIGVAKKDSIVDIGLLEHCLREDLNRRAPRVMAVLRPLRLVIDNYPEDRTEELDAPYHPEDPGMGSRKVPFSRVLYIEKEDFREDPPDKFFRLAPGREVRLRYAYYVRCVGVIKEERTGEVVEIHCTYDPETKGGWSSDGRKVRGTIHWVSAAHSLQAEVRLYDRLFNTADPTREKAGLDFTAHLNPNSLETLTSCRVEPSLAGAAPGSRYQFERLGYFCVDPVDSSEEALVFNRTVTLRDSWAKIVKKQEAMGEKGGTSR
- a CDS encoding flavin reductase, giving the protein MPRESIPVEKLLLKPHYLWDHQWALLTSGDFAKGEFNSMTVGWGSLGTMWGKPFAQVVVRPIRYTYRFMEQYDTFTLCTFGEDYRKALELLGTKSGRDGDKIAESGLTPIASTRVAAPGFRQAELIVECRKIYWDDMEPGHFLDPHIEENYPQKDYHRIYFGEILAISGERAYRV